Below is a genomic region from Medicago truncatula cultivar Jemalong A17 chromosome 3, MtrunA17r5.0-ANR, whole genome shotgun sequence.
AACCGCAATTTGTAACCAAGAAACGAATGGCGATAACAGCTTGTGCCTGCAGAAAATATGATACAATTGAATAAGTAATAAAGCAACTAACAAGGGATATCATGTAGGtaaaaactgaataaataaagcTTCAATGTATATAGAGAAAACTTTCATGGCAATCACCTTCTCAGATTATTACTTTTTCGAAAATTGAGGATGAATCATGTACAGGTTTTATGAGTAatatttagaaagaaagaaaaaaaagaggcaAACATATAAAACATGTTCTGCTTTCACATTTAGTTGCGAAATTCTCCTTTGTTCAGAATACATAAACTGAAAATagtaaaagcaaaaaataatctttaaaaaTAGTCAACAAATTATAACACATGTCAAGCTGCAGAACTAATCTGTTTGTACCTGTACACGCGGACGAAGGCTAACTTTAATGATGGAAATTAGTTTAGCCAAAAACTTGAGGTGAAATTGAGAATCCTTTAATATTTCCTTGTATTCACTCAAACACTTAATTGCATGCATAGTAGCCCAAAGTACTCGGGGATTCATATCATTAAGCGATTTATGGACAAGGGTAAGGGCTTGATGAATGTACGAAATCATTTCCTGCGATAGAAAAAGAGAATGTAAAAGAAGGAACTATATATCAATAAAACTGTTGGCATAAAAATATAACAGGACATATGAACAAATTCCACCAAAACAGAATACCATTTTGTGGCATTGTATATACTAAGATTTCATATCGATCAACTTCATGCACTGGAATAGGAAGATACAAATGTTCATTGATAAATACTGTGTTGATAGATCAAACAATTTCATAAAAAGTAAATGACATGATTGAAATTTCTATAAGGTAATGCACCATAAAGAAAACACTTCAAACATTAAAGTTCAGAGTTAAAGCTTATtgaatatcatcaaatcatataTATGCATACCCCTTTGAAGTTTTTATCTGCAATTGCATCTATGGCAAGCATTGCTGCATAACGCACCCGCCAATCTGAATGAACTGCATATTTACTTTCTATCATCTCAATTGCAATGGGAACAAAAACACGCTCATCTCCATCAAAAGAAAGTAAATTCAGCAAAAACTTTCCCCGGTTATAATCCTCTATCAACCCAACATCTTTACAATTCTTATCATCAACATCATACCAAACAGGATCATCCACAACATGTGACATCATATCTATAATAACAGAAAATACTCTCTTCACTTCCTCCGGAGAAAATTTCTTTACCACACTCTCCATCCCATCCGAATTCGCTTCATCAAGCTCCTTAATAACAGTAACAGCTGCAGACCTTAACTCCTCGCTCGCATCTTCCATCTCCGCCACACGAATCATACACCAAAACACATCACCTTCTTTAccataaaaaattgtttcgATATCCAGCGTTACCAAATTCTCTAATTGCTTAAGCATATCCGGCAAATCCTTGTCTTCTCCATCTTGAAGATCGATAAAACCCAGCAAAATCGGTAACAAAGAATCACAAACTTCAGTTCTCTCTAAATCCTTCGACATTTTCATAACTGTCAACGACGCATTAAACGTTAACTCCTGCAAATCTTCCTTCTGCGAGTAAGCAAACTTCAATAAATCCGAATACACAGCATCAAAATTCCCTTGATCTAACCAAAATTCTCTATTTTCAACCACTTCTTCCGGAAATTCCGCTAACATTATTAATCCTTTCATAAGTCTTACATTTCCGCCGGAGAAACAATCACAAACATACTGGAGAAGCTTAATCCAACCGCCGAGATATGGATACTGATAAACCCTAGCAGCACAAAGACCGATCGTTTCACAGAGAGGTTGAAAAAGAGATTCACTATATTCTTTCTTGAGCGAATTAATAAGAGGTTCTTTGAGTTGATTAAGCATACTAGGATTCCATTTAtcagattttttgaaaatgtgaaGAAGAATCGAAACAGCTTCGTTTCGGATCTCGAGTTTAGGGTGAGTTTCTAGAAGTTTCGCGAGCTTGAAAGCGAATGCGTTAGGGTAATGATGAGCGAGGGATTTGAAAACGGTTTGGAATGAAGGATCCTTGGATTGGATGAAGATTTGGATTGTTtcgagaagagaagagaagtcGTTGGATCGGAGAATCTTTGTGACATGTGGTTGAAGTTCGAAGTTGTTGATGAGTGATTTCTTTTGGGATTGTTTAATGCGTCTTCTTTTGTGTGGTCTTTCTTCTAAGAAGTCGCGTGTTGGTGGTAGTAGTTCCGATGGGAATGGATTACGGAGGGAGGCTTGTGGCGGAGGTGgtggcggtggtggtggtggtgaagaAGGTGGCGAGATGGAGTTGGAGGTTGAAGCCATGGTTGAGAGGGTTTTCGAACTTCGAAGTTTGAGCGCGGTGTTTTGAGGGAAAAATAACTGTCAATTTCGTTGATTCTGTTTTCGGCAGTTTTGTCCACGTCACTGATTCTTTTGGTTGCTTTGCACTGTTCACTTCACTTAAGAATGAGAATCCTATAAAACTCGTTTTCGTTAGAAATACTGGATAGTTTATAtgcaatgatttttttatttgacggGTAATAATGGATGACTTATAAAGGTTCATAGTAGATAAATTACTTTCTCGAATTTGTATTGTTCGCAAAAATTAACGGTTTAACTAACTTATCAATATTAAATGactttaaaaaaagtatatttaatatatatttttttcaactaaGATTACAGATGtaaaattatgataaaaaatgataaactatATATAAACTATTTGAATTAACTTATCAATAAATGCTATaagattataaaaataagttgtaaTCTCATGAAAAAACGACAGTTATTAaatggattatttttttatttttttttatcatacaagcttataaattataaattatacgTCAAGCGGTGATACAATGTTGGATTTTCATTTCAGGATCAAGTAGTTTTTTCACTGCAAGCTTTTCAACTGATTATATTGTGATGGTAATTTGGTGAATTAACTTAAAAACTaaatcatttataaaaataaattaaaaactagaTCATGAATCTAATCATTGATCACAATAGAATATGAACCTGAAGTTAGTAAGCCACAGAACCATACAATGATAAACATCTACAAAACTAActtgttttctgtttttttttttcaacgtGACTGAGGTTGaactaatatttatttattatggtGGTTTCACTTGATGTGGATATGATAGCAAATACAATGgccaaatattttctttttcttttccaaaaagCAGAATCCATCTATCCACAGTCTTTGATTCAGAGACCAATATTTGCTGGTGTTTTACCAATTAATTACCCTTGACTCTATTTTTGGATAAATTAGTCTCGACTCTTTGTAGGCAAGGTTTCATCAGATCTTTTATTAATATGGCTGGAATACCAAATATGGACCACCAAGACACTCAAATTGTCAATGTATGGTTGAAATTCAGATTGTAAAATACAAGAGAACTCTTTATTTAAGGTACTCTTTCTTGACTGGATCATTACCTTTGCTTGTTATATGGCCCGTTCTTCTCCAAgtatgtgaaaatattttcttgGAATGAAAATGCTTTTATCAAAACAAATCCTCACgtcaaaatttatgttttataatttgttacaaAGAGCGTTTTTGcacaaaaggaaaaactcaTCTGAAAAACAGTATAAAAGCTACTGTACATTTGTATTATTTGTATGTACAAATGTTGCTGTACCTTTACACATTGGAAAGATTAAAACCTTCCTTTCTTATTGTCTACTGTACATTTCAATTACAAGACAATCAATCTTTCACATTCCTGGTCAATGAATAATTCTACAGAGAAATTCAAGCCTAAAAATTAGAGCTTGATGCACTGAAAAAACTTTAATCTCCTAATTCAATTTCCATCCCACCATGTTGATCTATGAAATCAATCATCTGATTAATAGCTTCCTCAGTTCCCAAACGGTCAGGTCCAGATAAAATCTATAAGAAAATATACTAATTAATACAAATCCATATTTAAGCAAAGTAGAGAAAATTGCTTTGACTTACTT
It encodes:
- the LOC11419008 gene encoding importin subunit beta-3, whose product is MASTSNSISPPSSPPPPPPPPPPQASLRNPFPSELLPPTRDFLEERPHKRRRIKQSQKKSLINNFELQPHVTKILRSNDFSSLLETIQIFIQSKDPSFQTVFKSLAHHYPNAFAFKLAKLLETHPKLEIRNEAVSILLHIFKKSDKWNPSMLNQLKEPLINSLKKEYSESLFQPLCETIGLCAARVYQYPYLGGWIKLLQYVCDCFSGGNVRLMKGLIMLAEFPEEVVENREFWLDQGNFDAVYSDLLKFAYSQKEDLQELTFNASLTVMKMSKDLERTEVCDSLLPILLGFIDLQDGEDKDLPDMLKQLENLVTLDIETIFYGKEGDVFWCMIRVAEMEDASEELRSAAVTVIKELDEANSDGMESVVKKFSPEEVKRVFSVIIDMMSHVVDDPVWYDVDDKNCKDVGLIEDYNRGKFLLNLLSFDGDERVFVPIAIEMIESKYAVHSDWRVRYAAMLAIDAIADKNFKGEMISYIHQALTLVHKSLNDMNPRVLWATMHAIKCLSEYKEILKDSQFHLKFLAKLISIIKVSLRPRVQFMYSEQRRISQLNVKAEHVLYAQAVIAIRFLVTNCGLEKIFSVGEEIIVLLLKLLKHEKQKLQEEALETLKPVAVLMPAIVYQNHYDTTMAALQVLFDNCNSPKLLLIRSKCLECVCTLVKNCGRDKIKENEVDAILEALISIEGNLSNTDHLTSYVILKVYLKSMVDHLSPLYGNSGLKAVILNK